In the Flavobacterium acetivorans genome, one interval contains:
- a CDS encoding lysophospholipid acyltransferase family protein: MKGIKIIFWTLWRVWFYILMAIPILFMFPFLVLSILTEKGYPYFFKMARIWARFILFGMGFYYKIDKDQSLDSHKSYMIVANHTSMADIMLMLAIVKNPFVFVGKQELAKIPLFGFFYKRTCILVDRGCSKSRMEVFNEAQKRINRGLSVCIFPEGGVPDDESVLLDSFKDGAFRLAIEHQIPIVPITFGDNKKRLSYTFFSGSPGLMRVKIHRIVKTKGKTGADRKEIRDKVRETIYKQLIEFESDKLKMITNSGIQA; encoded by the coding sequence ATGAAAGGAATAAAAATAATCTTTTGGACTTTGTGGCGGGTATGGTTTTATATTTTAATGGCTATCCCCATCTTGTTTATGTTTCCTTTTTTGGTTCTTTCAATTTTAACAGAAAAAGGCTATCCTTATTTTTTTAAAATGGCACGAATTTGGGCTCGATTTATTCTTTTCGGGATGGGTTTTTACTATAAAATCGATAAAGACCAATCCTTAGATTCTCATAAAAGCTACATGATTGTGGCCAATCACACTTCGATGGCCGATATTATGTTGATGCTAGCGATTGTTAAAAATCCTTTTGTTTTTGTGGGAAAACAAGAATTGGCAAAGATTCCTTTGTTTGGATTTTTCTACAAAAGAACCTGTATTTTAGTCGATAGAGGTTGTTCAAAAAGCCGAATGGAAGTTTTTAATGAGGCACAAAAGAGAATAAACAGAGGTTTGAGTGTTTGTATCTTCCCTGAAGGCGGTGTACCGGATGACGAATCGGTACTGTTAGATTCGTTCAAGGATGGCGCTTTCCGATTGGCAATAGAGCATCAAATTCCAATTGTTCCCATCACTTTTGGCGACAATAAAAAAAGGCTTTCTTATACTTTTTTCAGCGGAAGCCCAGGTTTGATGCGGGTTAAAATTCATCGAATTGTCAAAACTAAGGGAAAGACTGGAGCTGATCGTAAGGAAATTAGGGACAAGGTTCGAGAAA
- a CDS encoding GxxExxY protein, producing MTENEISKIIIGLAIEVHKSLGPGLLENAYKECLFYKINQSGLFVEKEKMLPLIFEEVKLDCGYRVDLLVEKKLIIELKSVESLNEIHLTQTLTYLKLGNYKLGLLINFNEILLKNGIRRVVNNL from the coding sequence ATGACCGAAAATGAAATTTCTAAAATTATAATCGGTTTAGCAATCGAAGTCCATAAAAGCCTTGGTCCAGGATTGTTAGAAAACGCCTATAAAGAATGTTTGTTTTATAAAATAAATCAATCTGGGCTTTTTGTCGAAAAAGAAAAAATGCTGCCATTAATTTTTGAAGAAGTAAAATTAGATTGTGGTTATCGTGTTGATTTATTAGTTGAAAAAAAGCTAATAATTGAGCTTAAAAGCGTAGAATCGTTAAATGAAATTCATCTGACTCAAACCTTAACCTATTTAAAACTTGGAAATTACAAACTAGGATTGCTTATAAACTTTAATGAAATTTTATTAAAAAACGGAATCAGAAGAGTGGTCAATAATTTATAA